From the Halomonas sp. MCCC 1A13316 genome, the window AGCGCGCCAGGCGTCACCGGCGACGTAATACTGAAGTCTGAAGCCGCTCGACAGGGTAATGCACCCCTCTCACTGTTCGCCTAACCGATGTGCGGCTGCAGCTCGTTGGTGGGCGAACTTCCCCAGCCGTGGACTGAGTGTTACGGTGCGCCGCACCTTAGGCAAGGCCAGTTGTTACGGGGCTGGAGAGAGTCGCGGCTGGAGTACTCGATGGGAGGCAACATGACCAATACAGTTCAAATGCTCGTCAGGCTTGATGACGACTCCTTCAGTATTCCCTACGGCGCAGAGCAGTATGAAGAGGGCGAAATCCATCCGTATCGGCGGCTGGTCAACAATCCGAGTGCTATCAAGGCAATCCCTGAAATCGAAGGCTTCCCATTCTTGGAAGACTTCCTTCTCAAGGTGAATCGCCCCGGCGGCTTGATGGAGACGGCTCGCATGGTTAGGTGGTATACCGAAACAGACTCGGTGGTGCATTGCTTCGGTGTCGGCATGCACTTTCAAGATAGGAGCCAGTTCACTCGATACGACCAGGCGTTGGTGTTCGCCGGAAACTTGCTCCAGACCATCCTACCGACGGGATGCTTTCCCCTCGACCAGCAGCCGCTGATGATTGAGCTTCAGCGTTGTCAACTAAAGGAAGAACAGGTGTCAGGATGGATTCTGGACATGTTTGTATTCGGCTATGGAAAGAGTGAGGGTGAAAGCGACGCCGACTTGGATCGAAAACTTCATATTGTCGCTGAAGTGTTGTAATTCTAAGCGGCTGTGAACACATAGTTGTAGTTATCAACAATGCGGAGAGTTCCTGTCCCTGACCTTCCCCCCGTAACCGGTCCACCGCCAATGTGAGATTTCCGCTACGTTTATCCTGATAGCACGCGTGCCCAAACTCGACCAACCGCTCATTGAGAACAAGGGTCTTACCATCAGCCTGAGGATTCTTATGTCACCAATCGATACCGATGCCTTGGTTGCCGATCTGCTCGCCATGCTGGCGATTCCTTCTCCCTCTCTCCATGCTCAGCAGATGGTGGTCTGGCTTGCTCCCAGGCTGGAGGCGGCTGGCCTGGAGGTGGCCACCACGGCGCGAGGTGACCTATATGCCCAGCGCCAGGGGGATAGCCCGCTTCGTGCCATCACCGCGCATCTCGATACGCTTGGCGCCATGGTGGTTCGCCAGCGCAACGATGGGCGCTTGGCGATACGCCCCATCGGAACTTGGAACGCGCGCTTTGCGAGCGGTGCTCGGGTGCGGGTCCACGACTACGATGGCAACTTTGCTGCGAGCGGCACCCTGCTACCTGAGAAAGCCTCGGGGCACGTGTTCAACGAGGCGGTGGATGCGCAGACCAGCAGCTGGGAACACACTGCCCTGCGGCTCGATCTACTGAATGTCTCATCCCAAGCCCTGGAAGCGCTTGGGATCGGCGTCGGCAGCCTGGTCAGCATTGACAGCCAGCCGGTGGTCACCGAGACCGGCTTCATTAACGCGCGGCATCTGGATAACAAGGCGGCCATTGCCTGCGTACTCGCAGCACTGCGTGCCGGTGCCGATCTCACCGGCACCCGACTGGTATTCTCCTGTGCCGAAGAACTTGGGGTGGGGATGAATGAACCGCTGCTGGCCGGGGTGGAAGAGGTACTCAACCTTGATATTGCCGCCCAGGGCGAAGGCCAGCAGGTGTGTTCCGACGGTGTGACCATCGCGTTCATGAACAGTCAAGGCCCCCTGCATCCGGTGGCGAGCCGTCGGCTGGTGGCGCTCTGCCAGCAGCATGCGATTCCCTTCACCCGTGACTGCTTCCCGTTCTATTACTGTGACGGGGACTCAGCCAGCCAGGCAGGCATGGATTTGCGCAACGCCCTGGCATGCTTCGGCGCTGATGCTTCCCATGGTTGGGAACGGGTGCATTGCGACTCCCTGGTGGCTCTGACGCAATTGGTGGTGGCCTGGCTTGACGATCAGGAGTGATCCCGGCTGGCCAAGTGCTCGTTAAGCGCCAGGTCGTCACGACTCGGGCCCTGGCTATCAGATGCCCGGGAACGACGAGGATGCTGGGTTGATCTATCCCGCTTAATCGCTTGTAAGAAATGTCGTACAAAGCGAAACGGCAATTTCTTACAGGACTGGTTAACTTGCGATAAACCACGCTTCGCTTGCAGCGACTACCTTGTGTGTAACGGGCGACGGAGAGCCCTAGAGGGAAGGCAGAGCAAAGGATTGCTCGGTACCAAGGATGCTCGAGCAGGATGCTTGAGAAGGTGGAACGGAAGCGAAGATTCAGCCCGGCCTCTCGGCCGGGTTTCGCGTTATAGTGCCTTAGCCGATAGTAACCTTCACCGCCTTGTAGGTTGCGTTATCAATGGGCATGCTGCTGCTCGGCCCAACATGCTGACACGCCAGGCCAACCCGCCCTCGCGCGTCCCACATCCTGCTGCGCTGACACCGAGCTTAGCCATTCGCTGTACCCAACCCGGCAGATCGTCGCTTTCGATCGGTTGCTGTGCGGCTGGCTAGTGGTAGGCGCAGATCCATGCTTCGATCTATGTTGCAGTGCACAAAAGTCACTGCTACTGTGTGTGGTATGCAGCAGAGCGGGAATCTCCCGCTCCAAGACATTCAGAACCCCGGAGGTTCCCATCATGAGCAACGCATTCGCATTCGATACCAAGCAGTTTGATACCGCCCAGCTCGAGTCCGTGTTCTTCGCACCGGCGCGTGCCTTCGCTGCCTTGTCCGTCGACTACACCGAGAAGCTGGTCAATGCCCAGCTCGAGGCTGCCAAAGCGTACAGCGACACCACCCTGGCGCAGCTGCGTAGCCTGGCCGAGGTCAAGGATGCCGAGGGCCTTAAGAGCTATCTGGAAGGTCAGCAGGCCGTCGCCAAGGACTTGACCGAGCGCCTGAAGGGCGATGCCGGCAAAGTCGTGGCCCTGCAGCAGGACTTCGTGCAGCAAAGCCAGAAGCTGACCGAGAATAGCGTCAAGCAGGCCCAGCAAGACGTCAAGCCGGCCACCGAGAGCGAGACTCAGACAACGTCCGCGCCCAAGGCGGCCAAGGAAACCACTTCCAAGGCCAAGTAAGCCTTAAGCCTGCGGGCCGCACCGACGCAAGATTCAGGCCGCCGATCCATGATCGGCGGCTTTTGCTATGTGAGCAATGCTCACAGGCCGGCTGATGGCTCCCCCGCACGGCTGACGGCTAGCTACGCTGACGCCGACCATTCTGGATAGTCTCTTGGAAGCTTGTTTCTTCGAAGCATCTTGATTTTAGAAGGTAAAAATATCCGCTATCTTCCTTTTCATGCCTGTCTCATGGACGAGCTGGACTGACCTGACCTCCGTATAGAGGTGCCTCTCGCTATGGGACTTTGACAGGGCAGTTTTGACACCAGTCATCATAAAGGGAGCATTGGCTATGGAAATGGCGTTGGGCTTTGGTGCAATTGCGTCGATCGCATTGATCATCGGCGGAGTTACCGGGTCGTACTGGTCGCCGAGCCGCCGTATCACCGGTGTGTTACTGGCTTTCGCTAGTGGCACTTTGATCTCGGCTCTGGCTTTCGATCTCTTTCCCTTGGCTGTAGAGGCCGGGGGGCTTGCCCGCTCCACAACCGGGCTCATCGCCGGTGCCGGGGTCTTCGTTGTCATCAACACCTGGCTGGACAAGAAGGCCGCCCCGGTTGCTGCCGACACAGAGGCCGGTGCTGGCAAGGACGAAGAGATCCAGGTGCTCAAGGAGGGCGCTTCTCGGGGCATGGGCTTCGCCTTGCTGGCTTCGGTGACTCTGGACGGCGTGCCGGAGAATCTGGCGCTTGGTGCCAGCCTGCAACAAGAGGCCAGTCTTACCCTGCTGATGGCTATCTTTGCTTCCAACCTGCCGGAGTCTCTGGTAGGCGCCATGGCCATGCGCAAAGGCGGCCAAAGGCCGCTCAGCGTCATCCTCATCTGGTCCGCAGCCGCCGTGATCCTGACGTTGACCGTGCTATTCGGAAGTCTTGCCACAGGCTTGGAGGCCGGGACTCTGGCATTCGCTTTGGCTTTCGCTGGTGGGGCGGTACTGGCCTCGCTGGCCGATACGCTTATGCCTGAGGCGTTCGAGCGGGGCCGCCCATTGAACTCCTTCGCCACCGCCGTGGGGTTTGTCGTGTCCTTTGCCTTGGCAAACTGAAGAGGGCAGTAAGTGAGGGTCCGATTTCGCTTCACAACCCGCCCATATGCCTCGGGTCGGTCGCGCCACCATTCTGCCCCAAGGCAAGAATAAGACGTATGAAAGCCAACATCTGGACCTAGACCACAATGCCCCGACGCCGAGCCGAGAGGGTAATCTACGACTTCGCGCCAGGCCACGGAGGCCAGCATGCCCGGGGCTTCTTCGGCGAATGGAAGGACAAACTGAGCTCAGGAGGGTAAATGTAGGCCGCGCCTGAGCGTCGAAGGATTCCCCTTCTCTTCTAGAGAAGGGGAGACAGACAAGATATCAGGCCTCTTCCGGCCTGATGCGGTTTTGTCGTAGATGGTATCGTATGGCCAGCACAATGGAGATAACGGCCAGACCCAACAGCACTGCCGAGATGGGGCGTGTGAAGAACAGCGTCCAGTCCTCATTGGTCATCAAGGCTCGACGAAGGTTGGTCTCGGCGATGGGGCCGAGAATGACGCCAAGTACCAGCGGGGCAAGCGGATAGTCGAGTTTGGTCATGATGTAGCCCACCACACCGATGCCCAGCAGCAGGTAGATGTCGGTGACCCGGTTATTGAGGGTGAATGCGCCGACCAGGCAGCAGGTGAGCACCACCGGTACGATCACCGACTTGGGTATGCTGGTGACCTTGAGGAACAGGCGCATGCTGAGCAGGCAGATGACCAGCATCATGACACCGGCAACGAACATGGCCATAAACATGCCGTAGACCGTATCAGCGTGATCCATGATCAGCCTGGGGCCGACCCCGATGCCGTGTACCATCAGTGCTGCCATCAGCACGGCATCGACCGCACTGCCTGGAATGCCCAGGGCGATCATCGGGATCAGACCCCCACCCGACGTTGCCGAATTACCGGACTCCGATGCAATGACCCCTTCGCTACTGCCTTTGCCGAATTCCTCGGGATGGCGGGAGCCGCGCTTGGCTTGGTCGTAGGCGAGCAGATTGGCGATGCTGCCACCGGCGCCCGGGACTGCGCCGATAAATACCCCGACCATTGAAGAACGGAACAGATTGATGGGATTCATCACGACTTCGCGCAGGGCCGCAAATGGCCGGAATTCGATGCGGCCCGTGATCAGTTCGCGGCCCTGTTGCACCTGGTCGGGGTTTTCCACCTCGCGCAGCAGTTGGCTGACGGCATAGATGCCGATAAGGACCACCAGGAAGGGTATGCCAGCCGAGAGTACGCGGAGGTCGAAGGTGAAACGGGTGACACCCATCAGCGGATCCGCGCCGACGGTGGCGATTAGAAGGCCCAGCAACCCTGCCATCAGGCCACGCACCATCGAGCGCCCGACCAGGCTGGCGACGATGGTCAGGGCAAAGACGACCAACGAGAAATACTCCCAGGCACCCAGTTTCACAGCGATGAGCGCCAGCGGGGGCGCGGCGGCAATCAGCACCAGAGTGCTGATCAGGGTGCCGAAGAACGATGCCCAGATACCTAGGGCCAAGGCACGTCCAGGTTCTCCATTGCGCGCCATGGGAAAGGCATCGAAAGTGGTGGCCACTGCTGATGGCGTACCCGGGATGCCCAGCAGGGCCGCGCTGATCATGCCGCCGGTATACCCGCCGATGTACACGGCCAGCATGGTGGCCACCCCTTGCAGTGGTGGCATGGTAAAGGTCAGCGGCAGGGTCAGGACAATCGCCATGGTGATGGTGAAGCCTGGAATCGCGGCAGCGATGACGCCCACCGTTACCCCAACCAGCATGGTCAGCAGGGTAGGCAGGGTAAAGAGCTGATCGGCCCCGGACAGTATGGCTTCCAGCATGTACAGGTTCCTCCTGGCGGTTTCCTGATGATGGGGTCAGCCCCACAAGCCTCGTGGCAGAGAGATGGTCAAGACGTGGCGGAACAGGATATCCAGGCCGAACGACATCACCAGCGCAATGAGGGCGGCGATCAGCAGCGCCTTGCCGCTCCGCGCGCCGAGCAGATACTGGCAGGCGACCAGGAACGGGAAGCTGGCCCAGCGGAATCCGACGACGGGAACCGCGGCGGTCAACAGGCCGAAGAGGAGCAGTACTCCAAAGGCGAGCCGATGCTGGCGTAGCCAGTTCCGCACGGCGCCAGACGCGAGCGCCGATGTCCTCTTAAGGTGAGGTAGTTCCTTGACGATGATCATGAAGTTGAAGATGACCAGAAGCGCAAGGACCAACCTGGGAAAGGTGCCGGCTCCCATGGGCTCCCACATCGAGGAGGGCAGCTCGCCGGCCCGCAGGAACATGAAGGCAAACAGCAGGGCAAGGGCACCATTGAAAATGATATGCCCCCACGCCCTGGCCCGCATGGCGTCGAGTTGAGCCCGGTCATTCGATGACCGGGCAGAGCGTGTTGCATCACTCATTGCTGCAGTTGCCCAGCGAGGCGTTCGACTGTGGCATCGAGCCGCTCGAGGTGGGCGCGGTATTCGTCGGGCCCCATGTAATGGACCTCTGCCCCCGAATTGTTCACGGCACGGATGAAATCCTCATCGTTAGCGGTGGCTTCAAGCGCATCCGCCATCACGGCGATGCGATCTTCCGGCGTCCCCTTCGGTGCGATGAGCCCCCTGAGAATCGAGAGTTGGAGATCCTCGTAACCGAGTTCCATCAGGGTGGGGACGTCAGGCGTCTGTGCCATGCGCTCCGTATGCCCCACGGCCAGGAAGGCCAGGTCACCATTCTCGACAAACTGGTTACTAGAGGCGATGTCGCCCATGGCGGCATCGATATGTCCGCCGACCAAGGCGCGAATGCGCTCCCCGGTGCCTTCGAAACCGACGTAGCGGAACTCAAGATCCTCAGCCTCGGCGATCATCGCGGCGTGTAGGTGGGGGACGCCACCCAAGGTAACGCCGAAGCGGATCTCACCGGGGTTTTCGCGGGCATATTCGACAAAGTCCGCCATCGTTTCCCAGCCTCTCTCGGGATTGACCGTGAGGTACTGGGGTGAGGCGGTTATGGAGGCGATAGGCTCGAAGTCGTCCCAGTTGAGTGGGGTCAGGCCAGTGTGATGGGAAACCAGGAACCCGTCATGAACCTGCCCCACGGTATAGCCGTCGGCAGGACGCTCGGCCAGATCAGCGAGTCCTACTGTCCCGCTGACGCCCGGCATGTTGATGACCGGCAGTGGCTGACCGAGGTGTTCCTCGATGTTATTCGAGACCAGCCGCATCAGAACGTCGCTGCCTCCGCCGGGCCCCCACGGGACGATAAATTCGACAGGCTCCTCCGGGTAGGCCTCCTGAGCACTGACGGAAGCGCAGCCAACGGCAAGAACCGAGCCAGCCACGGCAGTCAGAACCCGGCGGGTCCAAGGTTTTATGGAATCAGCGGTTTGAGAGTGAGCAAATCGCATGTGCATCTCCTTGTCATTATGTTTGCTTTGCCGACCGTGACGCATCTTCCGGCCGGCAGTCGCCCGGTTACTTACCAAGGCAATACCGCGGCATCTGTGCGGGGCTCTGTACCGCCGCAAAGCACCCCGGTTTCCGCGTCGCGCAGAATGATCTGCCCACGACCGAAACTCACGGAATCCGCCTGCTTGACGATGTGGTGACCGCGGCGCGCCAACGCCTGGGCCAGATGATCGGGGAAGTGGGGTTCCACCTCGACGGTGCGCCCTTTCGTCCACTTCCAACGTGGCATGTCCAGCGCAGCCTGCGGATTCAGAGCGTCATCGAGCATGCCGGTGATCACCTGGACATGGCCCTGGGGCTGCATGAACCCCCCCATAACGCCGAACGGTCCCACCGCCTGGCCGTTGCGTGTGATGAAGCCGGGAATAATGGTGTGATAGGTGCGCTTGCCCGGAGCCAGGGCGTTGGCGTGATTCTTATCTAGCTTGAACGACCAGCCGCGGTTCTGAAGGCTGATGCCGGTGCCGGGTACCACGATGCCCGAGCCGAAGCCTTTGAAGTTGCTCTGGATGAAGGAGACCATGTTGCCCTCGCCGTCTGCAGTGGCGAGATAGACGGTACCGCCGGTGATGGGGTTGCCGTGCACGGGATCCAACGCCTGGTCGCCGATCATGGCGGCACGCCCCTTGAGATACGGCTCGGCCAGCATCTGCTCTACGCTCGGGTGCATCGCATCACGGTCGGTAATGTGGTGCAGACCGTCCACATAGGCCAGTTTAGTGGCTTCGATGCGCCGGTGGAGTGTCTCGACCGGATCCCTTACTTCTTCCCCTAGGTGCTCCAGCATGCCGAGTGCCTGAAGAGCGATCAGGCCACAGCCGTTGGGCGGGATTTCCCAGATATCGTGCTCGCG encodes:
- a CDS encoding osmoprotectant NAGGN system M42 family peptidase; translation: MSPIDTDALVADLLAMLAIPSPSLHAQQMVVWLAPRLEAAGLEVATTARGDLYAQRQGDSPLRAITAHLDTLGAMVVRQRNDGRLAIRPIGTWNARFASGARVRVHDYDGNFAASGTLLPEKASGHVFNEAVDAQTSSWEHTALRLDLLNVSSQALEALGIGVGSLVSIDSQPVVTETGFINARHLDNKAAIACVLAALRAGADLTGTRLVFSCAEELGVGMNEPLLAGVEEVLNLDIAAQGEGQQVCSDGVTIAFMNSQGPLHPVASRRLVALCQQHAIPFTRDCFPFYYCDGDSASQAGMDLRNALACFGADASHGWERVHCDSLVALTQLVVAWLDDQE
- a CDS encoding phasin family protein, whose amino-acid sequence is MSNAFAFDTKQFDTAQLESVFFAPARAFAALSVDYTEKLVNAQLEAAKAYSDTTLAQLRSLAEVKDAEGLKSYLEGQQAVAKDLTERLKGDAGKVVALQQDFVQQSQKLTENSVKQAQQDVKPATESETQTTSAPKAAKETTSKAK
- a CDS encoding ZIP family metal transporter; protein product: MEMALGFGAIASIALIIGGVTGSYWSPSRRITGVLLAFASGTLISALAFDLFPLAVEAGGLARSTTGLIAGAGVFVVINTWLDKKAAPVAADTEAGAGKDEEIQVLKEGASRGMGFALLASVTLDGVPENLALGASLQQEASLTLLMAIFASNLPESLVGAMAMRKGGQRPLSVILIWSAAAVILTLTVLFGSLATGLEAGTLAFALAFAGGAVLASLADTLMPEAFERGRPLNSFATAVGFVVSFALAN
- a CDS encoding tripartite tricarboxylate transporter permease, with amino-acid sequence MLEAILSGADQLFTLPTLLTMLVGVTVGVIAAAIPGFTITMAIVLTLPLTFTMPPLQGVATMLAVYIGGYTGGMISAALLGIPGTPSAVATTFDAFPMARNGEPGRALALGIWASFFGTLISTLVLIAAAPPLALIAVKLGAWEYFSLVVFALTIVASLVGRSMVRGLMAGLLGLLIATVGADPLMGVTRFTFDLRVLSAGIPFLVVLIGIYAVSQLLREVENPDQVQQGRELITGRIEFRPFAALREVVMNPINLFRSSMVGVFIGAVPGAGGSIANLLAYDQAKRGSRHPEEFGKGSSEGVIASESGNSATSGGGLIPMIALGIPGSAVDAVLMAALMVHGIGVGPRLIMDHADTVYGMFMAMFVAGVMMLVICLLSMRLFLKVTSIPKSVIVPVVLTCCLVGAFTLNNRVTDIYLLLGIGVVGYIMTKLDYPLAPLVLGVILGPIAETNLRRALMTNEDWTLFFTRPISAVLLGLAVISIVLAIRYHLRQNRIRPEEA
- a CDS encoding tripartite tricarboxylate transporter TctB family protein, whose product is MSDATRSARSSNDRAQLDAMRARAWGHIIFNGALALLFAFMFLRAGELPSSMWEPMGAGTFPRLVLALLVIFNFMIIVKELPHLKRTSALASGAVRNWLRQHRLAFGVLLLFGLLTAAVPVVGFRWASFPFLVACQYLLGARSGKALLIAALIALVMSFGLDILFRHVLTISLPRGLWG
- a CDS encoding Bug family tripartite tricarboxylate transporter substrate binding protein — protein: MRFAHSQTADSIKPWTRRVLTAVAGSVLAVGCASVSAQEAYPEEPVEFIVPWGPGGGSDVLMRLVSNNIEEHLGQPLPVINMPGVSGTVGLADLAERPADGYTVGQVHDGFLVSHHTGLTPLNWDDFEPIASITASPQYLTVNPERGWETMADFVEYARENPGEIRFGVTLGGVPHLHAAMIAEAEDLEFRYVGFEGTGERIRALVGGHIDAAMGDIASSNQFVENGDLAFLAVGHTERMAQTPDVPTLMELGYEDLQLSILRGLIAPKGTPEDRIAVMADALEATANDEDFIRAVNNSGAEVHYMGPDEYRAHLERLDATVERLAGQLQQ
- a CDS encoding gamma-glutamyltransferase family protein gives rise to the protein MQFDARYYPSPSRRMATFGRRGMVATSQALGAEAGMQILHEGGNAVDAAIATAAALTVVEPTSNGLGSDAFAIVWMNGELHGLNASGPAPQAATIEAVKGLGHEAMPEHGLIPVTVPGAPAAWAKLSERFGRLPFAKLLAPAITLAEEGFPISPLVSQLWEEAFETYSRYSEEAFQPWFKTFAPKGHAPRPGEMWSSPDHARSLRLIAETHARAFYEGELADHMDAFFREHGGLLRREDLEAFTPEWVEPISTRYREHDIWEIPPNGCGLIALQALGMLEHLGEEVRDPVETLHRRIEATKLAYVDGLHHITDRDAMHPSVEQMLAEPYLKGRAAMIGDQALDPVHGNPITGGTVYLATADGEGNMVSFIQSNFKGFGSGIVVPGTGISLQNRGWSFKLDKNHANALAPGKRTYHTIIPGFITRNGQAVGPFGVMGGFMQPQGHVQVITGMLDDALNPQAALDMPRWKWTKGRTVEVEPHFPDHLAQALARRGHHIVKQADSVSFGRGQIILRDAETGVLCGGTEPRTDAAVLPW